A stretch of DNA from Solenopsis invicta isolate M01_SB chromosome 5, UNIL_Sinv_3.0, whole genome shotgun sequence:
TTCTGTATCGTATCGAACACGTTCTCGACATGGACAAATATTACAACCTGTTGCTACTTCACGGGCTTATGGCCGCATTCTTCTTATTAACCGTGTCAATATCCATCAATGCTGTGTTCACAGTTTGCACTCTGCATATCTGTGCATTGTTCGAATGCCTACGGTCAGTTGCTCTCGCGAATAAAGCTGCATTTAAGAGgacctttttaatttcttaatttctttttaagaacgataatattacgattttattaaatagttataACGTAGAGCGTATACGAAGCACCGATCCCGTATCGCTGGAGCCAAATATTAAGGATGATGAATCGTATCATGACTTAATTGCCTGCGTTAAATCTCACAAACATGCCTTAAAGTTAGTATCAATgctagtttttattatatatgtactcAACGTGttgcaaaatataacaaaacgtacaaaataatatttgtaaaatgttgaTCATACTTTCAGGTAACGTTTATCAATTAAGTAAATATGCgtattgaatattatataaaagttttaatcaGGTATAGATTATATTAGATTTGTTTAAATagattaaagtatttatattttatctattttatatgtaGACTTTCTGATATACTTTCATCTAACTATTCTATGGCATATTTCTTTCATTTGGGAAGTGTAGTTATAAGCTTAAGCTTTGGCTCTGCTGAGGTAAATatccaaattaaatataaacacttTAAACTATTATTGCTCTTTTTATATGTGAAATGTCTAATAATGTTGCGTTTCAAGATAATAATGCTAGACTTAAAACTGGGCGAAATTATCAGCATCCTTTCTCTTAATATAACGCAATTAGTACACATATTTAGTTTGTGTATGCTTTCTCAAAGATTGACCAATCGAAGCAGCGAAGTTCAAGATATAATGTACgcatgtattaattataaatatttaaaaaattatgcgtTAATCTGTtcaattgcaataaatatatgtttatttaacattttaaacaattaaaaaatcaatatcacTATTTGTAGGaacataaaaatgatataaaaaataatgtattaacagTTACAGCTGCGATTGGTATAGGATGTCATTACGATCGAGGCGTCTCGTGATGTTTACATTAATGGGTGCAAATAAGCCATGCTATATAAAAGCTGGGATGATGTTTGTAATGTCGATGGAGACCTTTAGCTCGGTACGTGgaacataaaatttaactttgatggttatttaatttaaaatataataaattatgcgatataatttttagatcttAAAATTATCCTTATCGTACTTCACGGTGCTTACGTCTCTGCAAAACGAACAGTAAATTAGAAgtttataatagaattataaatgtatatagttTCTTGTAGATAATACATGTTAATATCAttaatgtgtttttattttatacagagTGTCTCTAGATAATtctgttttaaataattgagaAATAGCAGGAGATATGAAAAActgtttcaagtaaattttaCTGTTTCGAAAAAGATACCATGATGATGGACATAGTTCTTCTAAGTGGGCATGTTCCCGAGATTTCAAAGTAAtgctgttattttttaaatgcaattatgcaattattttacataGAATATAAACGATTATCCATAAGAACATCTATGATCTCTTTCGAAATACAATAAGATTTACTTGAAATACATTTTCCTATAGTTTAGCAATATTTCAAACGGTACACATTTAGAGATATCTTGTATTCCaggtatattatatttcattagtgTCAaactatgttaaaaattaaattatttttttaatgcactaATTAGAACATATTCTCAAAATAGCTATCTATTTTATGTTGATATGGATTATTCTTTTACATGATAAAAtcataatgcaataattaataaatacaaatgtaaagtattattttattgttgttaATTAGGCAAGTATAATGATAAAGTAAATAATCATAAAGTAACATagttatgcaaaaaataaaatttattttaaagataaagatagagCAAAGTATACATTATATAAGTATTATGTACATTATACCATGTGTATAagtttattcataataaatataattatttattataaaattattaataaatataaatattttaataaatttaactatttaccaggaaattttatttctacgtttttaattatatataaaaatattcaaaatatagcTACAATTTGAAGAACGTTATGGaattatactaaatatttttcaaatttaaaaaattataattttaaaaaaattaatatgacaaTATAATCTCAATAATAACACAaggaatatattataaaaaaggataaactgttatctaattaaaaattaaattgtataaaaatataccgaaaaatgtttattatattaaggGAGAAAGGTCATGTAAAAATCGATTccttttttattgcatatgtATGTACTAAAACATTCCAAGAATTCAAATTTGAAGTCCTCATATTGGAGATCGACATATTAACGATTCTACAAACAAGTTCATACGTACATACGCATCTAATCGTTAGTCATGCGCTTTTCAATCTTTGAACCCATTTTTTTGAAACTACGTCTTTCAAAACGGAGTGCAATATAActctaaaaatattcaatta
This window harbors:
- the LOC113004875 gene encoding odorant receptor 22c-like isoform X2 — encoded protein: MSFFDNRYYYLNKRLLSIIGQWPFQSRLKGNIMFAVASFFIFSFSSIQTWGLVAGITDLGIIMKNGSQVLVHSYIIIKLINCAVTNNKMKVLLEDVEETWKMKQSGPEREILQCHAETSRIFTKRFMIAFYTTWVLYIMPWVIARGMYKLSPTNKTYTAKFLYRIEHVLDMDKYYNLLLLHGLMAAFFLLTVSISINAVFTVCTLHICALFECLRYNVERIRSTDPVSLEPNIKDDESYHDLIACVKSHKHALKLSDILSSNYSMAYFFHLGSVVISLSFGSAEIIMLDLKLGEIISILSLNITQLVHIFSLCMLSQRLTNRSSEVQDIIYSCDWYRMSLRSRRLVMFTLMGANKPCYIKAGMMFVMSMETFSSILKLSLSYFTVLTSLQNEQ
- the LOC113004875 gene encoding odorant receptor 22c-like isoform X1 — its product is MSFFDNRYYYLNKRLLSIIGQWPFQSRLKGNIMFAVASFFIFSFSSIQTWGLVAGITDLGIIMKNGSQVLVHSYIIIKLINCAVTNNKMKVLLEDVEETWKMKQSGPEREILQCHAETSRIFTKRFMIAFYTTWVLYIMPWVIARGMYKLSPTNKTYTAKFLYRIEHVLDMDKYYNLLLLHGLMAAFFLLTVSISINAVFTVCTLHICALFECLRYNVERIRSTDPVSLEPNIKDDESYHDLIACVKSHKHALKLSDILSSNYSMAYFFHLGSVVISLSFGSAEVNIQIKYKHFKLLLLFLYVKCLIMLRFKIIMLDLKLGEIISILSLNITQLVHIFSLCMLSQRLTNRSSEVQDIIYSCDWYRMSLRSRRLVMFTLMGANKPCYIKAGMMFVMSMETFSSILKLSLSYFTVLTSLQNEQ